CCTGCGCAGCAGGTCCTCCAGCGCCAGCGGGGAGGCCACCCGCACCAGCAGGATGTAGGACTCGTCGCCCGCCACCGAGTAGCAGGACTCGATCTCGCTGATGTGCTCCAGCCGTTGCGGGTAGTCGTCCGGGGCTCCCGGATCGTTCGGGGTGAGCGAGATCAGCGCGGTGAGCGGCAGGCCGATCTGCTCCCCGTCCAGTCGCGCCGTGTAGCCCTTGATCACGCCGCGCTGCTCCAGTCTGCGCACCCGCTGGTGCACGGCCGAGACCGAGAGCCCGACCCGCTCGGCGAGATCGGTGAAGCTGCGCCTGCCGTCCGCGGCGAGCTCCCGCGCGATGGCCTGGTCCAGCGGCTCGAGCGAACCAGTGCTCATTGGTCGAGCACGACGAGATCGTGCGGACGGTTGTTCAGCGCCTCCACGCCATCCGCGGTGACCACGACGATGTCCTCGATCCTGGCGCCCCACCGGCCGTCCTGGTAGATGCCGGGCTCCACGCTGAAGGCCATGCCCTCCTCGAGCCTGAGATCGTTGCCGCCCATGATGTAGGGCTCCTCGTGCACGTCGAGGCCGATACCGTGCCCGGTGCGGTGGATGAAGTACTCGCCGAACCCGGCATCGCTGATGGGCGTGCGGGCCGCGGCGTCGATCTCCTGCGCGCTCGCGCCCGGCCGGACCGCGGCCACCGCAGCCCGCTGCGCCTCCTGCAGCACCGCGTAGGTGTCCGGCACATCGGCGTCCCGGGGTGCGCCGACGGCGTAGGTACGGGTGGAGTCGGAGTTGTACCCCTCCGGGATCGGCCCGCCGATGTCCACCACGACCACGTCACCACGCTCGATCACCCGGTCCGAGACGTCGTGGTGCGGGCTCGCCCCGTTCGGCCCGGAACCGACGATGACGAAGTCCGCGTGGACGTGCCCCTCCTCGAGGATGGCCGCGGTGATATCCGCCCCGACCTCGGCCTCGGTGCGTCCCGGCCGCAGCCACTCCCCCATCCTGGCGTGCACCCGGTCGATGGCGGCGCCCGCGGCGCGCAGCGCGGCGATCTCGGCGGCGTCCTTGCGCATCCGCAGCTCACGCAGGATCGGCCCGGCCAGTGTCTGATCGGTGCCGCCGAGCGTGTCCCGCAGCGCGAGTACGTGCAGGGCCACCATGGTATCACTCACCGCGATCCGGCCCGCCCCGCCGAGGCGCTCGCCGACCAGCCGGTAGGGGTCCTCGCCGTCCACCCAGGTCAGCATCTCCACACCGAGCTCGTCGGTGGGCACATCGGCGTATCCCGGCGCCTCCAGCCGGGGCAGCACCAGCGCGGGTGCGGCGTCACCGGCGGGGACCACCAGGGTGGTCAGCCGTTCGAAGGAACCACCTGCCTGGCCGATCAGGTACCGCAGGTCCGAGCCCGGCGCGATGAGCAGGGCATCGGTGTCCGCCTTCGCCGCGGCCGCCTTGGCGCGCTCGATCCGGGCGCGCAGGCTGGCAACGTCAGGGGCTGGGGTGTGCAAAGAACGACGCGACATGACCCGAGCGTAGCCGCCACCGGAACCAGACCGGTCGCTGCCCGCCTCGGAAACTCGGCTGCTGTAAGTGTCCGTTCCCTGCAGAATTCGCAGCGAACGGACACTCACAGCAGTAGGGAGCAGGTATGGAGCGGCGGCACGAGTACCGGACCGTGGTCACCTGGACCGGCAACCGGGGCACCGGCACCAGCGGGTACCGCGACTTCGGGCGCGAGCACGAGGTCAGCACGGACGGGCCAGGCCCGATCGCGGGCAGTTCCGACCCGGCCTTCCGCGGCGACCCGTCCCGCTGGAACCCCGAGCAGTTGCTGGTCGCCTCGCTGTCCCAGTGCCACATGCTGTGGTACCTGCACCTGTGCTCCACCTCGGGGGTCGTGGTCACCGAGTACCTGGACCGGGCGTTCGGCTCGATGACCGAGAGCGGCGCGGGCGGCCAGTTCACCGAGGTCGTGCTCCGGCCCGAGATCACGGTAGAGTCGGCCGACATGGTCGAGACCGCCACCCGGCTGCACGAGGACGCGCACCGCGCCTGCTTCATCGCCAACTCGGTGAACTTCCCGGTGCGGCACGAGCCCACCATCACCCCGGCCGGGGGCTGACTCCCGACGTTCGGCCCTGCCGCGGCCGGCACCGCGCTCCCTACCGTCGAGACGAGACTCTGGGAGGCAGTGGTGAACTGGTCTGCGTCACGCGGGCTCGCCGCGTTACTGGTGCTGGTCCTCGGCGTACTGACGATCCCGGTGCCCGCCACCGCCGCCCCGCCCGCGTTCGCGATCCGGGACGGGGTGAGCCAGCCGGTCTACTCC
The sequence above is drawn from the Amycolatopsis aidingensis genome and encodes:
- a CDS encoding Lrp/AsnC family transcriptional regulator is translated as MSTGSLEPLDQAIARELAADGRRSFTDLAERVGLSVSAVHQRVRRLEQRGVIKGYTARLDGEQIGLPLTALISLTPNDPGAPDDYPQRLEHISEIESCYSVAGDESYILLVRVASPLALEDLLRRIRESAKVSTRTTVVLSTPFEGRSPTL
- a CDS encoding M24 family metallopeptidase, with protein sequence MSRRSLHTPAPDVASLRARIERAKAAAAKADTDALLIAPGSDLRYLIGQAGGSFERLTTLVVPAGDAAPALVLPRLEAPGYADVPTDELGVEMLTWVDGEDPYRLVGERLGGAGRIAVSDTMVALHVLALRDTLGGTDQTLAGPILRELRMRKDAAEIAALRAAGAAIDRVHARMGEWLRPGRTEAEVGADITAAILEEGHVHADFVIVGSGPNGASPHHDVSDRVIERGDVVVVDIGGPIPEGYNSDSTRTYAVGAPRDADVPDTYAVLQEAQRAAVAAVRPGASAQEIDAAARTPISDAGFGEYFIHRTGHGIGLDVHEEPYIMGGNDLRLEEGMAFSVEPGIYQDGRWGARIEDIVVVTADGVEALNNRPHDLVVLDQ
- a CDS encoding OsmC family protein; the protein is MERRHEYRTVVTWTGNRGTGTSGYRDFGREHEVSTDGPGPIAGSSDPAFRGDPSRWNPEQLLVASLSQCHMLWYLHLCSTSGVVVTEYLDRAFGSMTESGAGGQFTEVVLRPEITVESADMVETATRLHEDAHRACFIANSVNFPVRHEPTITPAGG